In the Geitlerinema sp. PCC 9228 genome, one interval contains:
- the pilM gene encoding type IV pilus assembly protein PilM, producing MVNFFKGLLSRRKPGIGIELAPDRLNIAKLQRQSNRLKAQVYTEEVPEDAFADGQIADPPTMAELIDEVLAEYQIKDRQVATAIPVQGATIRSILVPAELDDERELRDFMNQEAGLYLPFPREEADLDYQKLIPIDGQPLVDEDGTEKVQVLLVATRKDITQTYIDTFTEAGLKIDVLEVSSFSLLRTIREQLQQFTPQEAVIVTDIAFDSTEITIAVDGVPQFSRTIPIGGYHINSAVLEAADLPPTRSLEKLQEMTIPDNPTDIMGMSMGGTSPDTAAMLKVLQELSDELRRSIDFYLNQTDGLEVAQLLLAGPGSVVGQLDEYLMQRLSLPTSRIDPIETLSLDVDEESIPLIQRPSMGVVLGLGLREV from the coding sequence ATGGTGAACTTTTTTAAAGGCCTTTTATCGAGACGCAAGCCCGGCATTGGCATCGAACTCGCCCCCGACCGGCTGAATATCGCCAAACTGCAACGACAGAGCAACCGTCTCAAAGCCCAGGTATACACTGAAGAGGTGCCAGAAGACGCCTTTGCCGACGGACAAATTGCTGACCCGCCTACCATGGCAGAACTCATTGACGAAGTACTGGCGGAATATCAAATTAAAGACCGCCAGGTAGCCACAGCCATTCCCGTACAAGGGGCTACCATTCGTTCCATCCTTGTTCCCGCAGAACTGGACGACGAGCGGGAGTTACGCGATTTTATGAATCAGGAAGCAGGTTTATATCTCCCCTTTCCTCGGGAAGAAGCCGATTTGGACTATCAGAAATTGATTCCCATTGACGGACAGCCTTTGGTCGATGAAGATGGCACCGAAAAGGTGCAAGTTTTGCTGGTGGCTACCCGCAAGGATATTACCCAAACTTATATCGATACGTTTACAGAGGCGGGGTTAAAAATTGATGTGCTGGAGGTTAGTAGTTTTTCCCTGTTGCGTACCATTCGCGAACAACTGCAGCAATTTACCCCCCAGGAAGCCGTTATTGTTACTGATATTGCCTTTGACAGTACGGAAATCACCATTGCCGTCGATGGCGTGCCGCAATTTTCCCGCACTATTCCCATTGGCGGTTACCATATCAACAGTGCTGTCTTAGAAGCTGCCGATTTACCCCCTACTCGCAGTTTGGAAAAGCTGCAGGAAATGACCATACCCGACAATCCAACCGATATAATGGGCATGAGTATGGGGGGGACCAGTCCCGATACAGCAGCTATGCTAAAAGTATTGCAAGAATTGAGCGACGAACTGCGGCGTTCGATTGATTTTTATCTCAACCAAACCGATGGTTTGGAAGTGGCACAATTGTTATTAGCCGGACCGGGTAGCGTTGTGGGTCAGCTGGATGAATATTTGATGCAGCGTCTGAGCCTACCCACTAGTCGTATCGATCCGATTGAAACCCTGTCTTTGGACGTAGACGAAGAGTCAATTCCCCTCATACAAAGACCCAGTATGGGTGTGGTACTGGGTTTAGGGTTACGGGAGGTATAA